In Calothrix sp. PCC 7507, one DNA window encodes the following:
- a CDS encoding TMEM175 family protein, whose protein sequence is MHTQMGKGRLEAFSDGVLAIIITIMVLEIKVPHGADFTALRPLLPIFLSYVLSFIYLGIYWNNHHHLLQAARHINGRILWANLHLLFWLSLIPFVTGWMGENHLAALPVALYGTVLLLAAIAYFILSQALISHHGKDSPLAIALGKDFKGKISVVIYAVAIPLAFVNSWFASTFYVLVAVMWLIPDRRIEKTLTQ, encoded by the coding sequence GTGCATACACAGATGGGGAAAGGAAGATTAGAAGCATTCAGCGATGGTGTACTCGCCATCATCATCACCATCATGGTGTTGGAAATCAAAGTGCCGCATGGGGCTGATTTTACGGCGCTCCGTCCGTTGCTCCCAATATTTCTTAGCTATGTGCTGAGTTTTATTTATCTTGGCATCTATTGGAACAACCACCATCACCTATTACAAGCAGCGCGCCACATTAATGGACGCATCCTTTGGGCTAACCTGCATCTGCTGTTCTGGTTGTCGCTAATTCCCTTCGTCACTGGTTGGATGGGTGAAAATCACCTCGCTGCTTTGCCAGTTGCCCTCTATGGTACGGTACTATTGTTGGCAGCGATCGCCTACTTTATTCTTAGCCAAGCTCTCATCTCTCACCACGGTAAAGATTCCCCTCTAGCGATCGCACTTGGTAAAGACTTCAAAGGCAAGATATCAGTTGTCATCTATGCTGTAGCAATTCCACTTGCTTTTGTGAACTCGTGGTTTGCCTCTACATTTTACGTTTTAGTTGCGGTCATGTGGCTCATCCCTGACCGTCGCATTGAGAAAACTCTAACTCAGTGA
- a CDS encoding caspase family protein: MVKVALLIGVSEYEPGLNPLPAAVKDVAALQRILQDPEMGEFDEVKALTNPDPQAMQYEVETLFSGRSKDDLVLLFFSGHGIKDDNNNLYFATRITRKNPKGDLIRSTAVPARFIQEVMNNSRAKRQAIILDCCFSGAFDPALHTKDDGSVNLQGELGAEGRVVLTSSSSTQYSFEQQGSELSLYTRYLVEGIETGAGDRNEDGKISMRELHEYAANKVQETAPNMTPKLITLKDMGFEIVLAKAKVTDPKLRYRRQVERYTSRGSISSIGRTILEKLQTQLGLSLEIASEIETEVLRPYQERLDNLQRYRQAFAGAIEHEYPLSNHVQSELEDLREVLGLRQEDVNSIEQ; the protein is encoded by the coding sequence ATGGTAAAGGTGGCGTTGCTGATTGGGGTCAGCGAGTATGAGCCAGGGCTAAATCCATTACCTGCGGCTGTTAAGGATGTAGCAGCCCTACAACGAATCCTGCAAGATCCAGAAATGGGTGAATTTGACGAGGTAAAAGCCTTAACTAACCCTGACCCGCAGGCAATGCAATATGAGGTTGAAACCTTGTTTTCAGGTCGTAGTAAAGATGATTTGGTGCTATTGTTCTTTTCTGGGCATGGCATTAAAGATGATAACAATAATTTGTACTTTGCTACTCGCATTACCCGAAAGAATCCAAAGGGTGATTTGATTCGCTCAACAGCCGTACCTGCACGCTTTATTCAAGAAGTTATGAATAACAGCCGTGCCAAGCGGCAAGCGATTATCTTAGACTGTTGTTTCAGTGGAGCATTCGATCCGGCTTTACACACTAAGGATGATGGTTCGGTAAACTTGCAAGGAGAGTTAGGGGCTGAAGGGCGAGTTGTCTTAACTTCTTCTAGTTCAACGCAATACTCATTTGAACAACAGGGTTCAGAACTATCCCTCTATACGCGTTATTTGGTAGAAGGAATCGAGACTGGAGCAGGCGATCGCAATGAAGACGGCAAAATCTCCATGCGGGAATTGCATGAGTATGCCGCAAACAAAGTGCAGGAAACCGCACCCAATATGACCCCTAAACTGATCACACTCAAGGATATGGGCTTTGAGATTGTGTTAGCAAAGGCGAAAGTCACTGATCCTAAGTTGAGATACCGCAGGCAAGTTGAACGATATACCAGTCGGGGTAGTATCTCTTCTATCGGGCGCACTATTCTGGAAAAACTTCAAACTCAGTTGGGTTTATCTCTGGAAATTGCCAGTGAAATTGAAACTGAAGTCCTCCGACCTTATCAGGAGCGTTTAGACAACTTACAGCGATATCGACAGGCATTTGCGGGAGCTATTGAACATGAATACCCCCTGAGTAATCATGTACAGTCTGAGTTAGAAGACTTGCGGGAAGTTTTGGGGTTGAGGCAAGAAGATGTAAACTCTATTGAGCAATAA
- a CDS encoding CP12 domain-containing protein, with amino-acid sequence MMKAEDIMTKDVVTIRGSATVAEAVELIKKKGLRALVVDRRHDNDAYGIVTETDIVYKVIAYGKDPKQVRVYEIMSKPCIIVNPELTVEYVARLFANTGIRRAPVIQGRLLGIISITDILTKSDFVDTPKVLLLEERVQKAIEGARAICTEQGAYSKACAVAWDEVEELQAEAAHQKAESMVSAKLSFEEYCRDNPDAPECRKYNS; translated from the coding sequence ATGATGAAAGCTGAAGATATCATGACCAAGGACGTAGTTACCATTCGCGGTTCGGCGACTGTCGCCGAAGCGGTGGAACTGATCAAGAAAAAAGGATTACGTGCGCTAGTCGTGGATCGTCGTCATGACAATGACGCCTATGGCATCGTCACGGAGACAGATATTGTCTATAAGGTAATAGCCTATGGCAAAGACCCAAAGCAAGTGCGGGTTTACGAAATTATGAGTAAGCCCTGCATTATCGTCAATCCTGAATTGACTGTAGAATACGTGGCGCGGTTGTTCGCTAATACTGGTATCCGTAGAGCGCCTGTGATTCAAGGTAGGCTGTTAGGCATCATCTCGATTACTGATATTCTGACGAAAAGCGACTTTGTGGATACCCCCAAAGTATTGCTGCTGGAGGAGAGAGTGCAAAAAGCGATTGAGGGAGCTAGGGCGATTTGTACTGAACAGGGTGCTTATTCCAAAGCTTGTGCTGTTGCTTGGGATGAGGTGGAAGAACTCCAAGCAGAAGCTGCTCACCAAAAAGCTGAAAGTATGGTATCAGCTAAACTCTCCTTTGAGGAATATTGTCGAGACAATCCAGATGCACCTGAATGTCGTAAGTATAATTCTTGA
- a CDS encoding LptA/OstA family protein, whose product MIPCSDLPKSQILRCAIALALPVALLSAIALPPQVQTATAQTAASNRPLTIRADVQEYDAKSQIVTARGNVQMLYPARQLQATAAQAQYFTKDRRIDFSGNVYILQQGGNSIRAEKVTYLIDEGRFVALPQSNRQVESIYMVQEAESGGQSAKPAPGTPPFKRSN is encoded by the coding sequence ATGATCCCTTGCTCCGACTTGCCTAAATCACAGATACTTCGCTGTGCAATAGCCTTGGCGCTACCAGTTGCACTTTTGAGCGCGATCGCACTTCCTCCCCAAGTGCAAACCGCTACTGCACAAACAGCAGCAAGCAATCGCCCACTCACTATCCGCGCTGATGTGCAAGAATATGACGCCAAAAGCCAAATAGTCACGGCTCGCGGTAATGTCCAAATGCTGTATCCTGCTCGCCAGCTTCAGGCCACAGCAGCCCAAGCACAATACTTTACTAAAGACCGTCGGATTGACTTCAGTGGTAACGTCTATATTCTGCAACAGGGTGGTAACAGTATCCGGGCGGAGAAAGTGACTTATCTGATAGACGAAGGGCGATTTGTGGCTTTACCCCAATCTAATCGTCAGGTTGAGTCTATTTACATGGTGCAGGAAGCCGAAAGTGGTGGACAATCTGCTAAACCTGCTCCAGGGACACCACCTTTCAAGCGTTCTAATTAG
- a CDS encoding PIN domain-containing protein, translating into MIAVDTNILVRYLTKDDEQQWEQAVQIIAAGEQCFVANIVLCELVWVLRGKPYQFRKEEISNTLEMMLQCAIFELENRSVVYQALQRFKQGSADLSDYLIGGIAQQFGCSATATFDRKLRGEKGFDVWK; encoded by the coding sequence GTGATTGCAGTTGATACCAATATTTTAGTGCGCTACCTGACTAAAGATGATGAGCAGCAGTGGGAGCAGGCTGTTCAGATTATCGCAGCGGGAGAGCAATGTTTTGTTGCTAATATAGTTCTTTGTGAATTAGTTTGGGTTTTGCGTGGTAAACCATATCAGTTTAGGAAAGAAGAAATTAGCAATACTCTAGAAATGATGCTGCAATGTGCAATTTTTGAATTAGAAAATCGCTCTGTAGTTTATCAAGCATTGCAGCGGTTTAAGCAGGGAAGTGCAGATTTATCGGACTATTTGATTGGTGGTATTGCTCAACAGTTTGGTTGTAGTGCAACAGCGACATTTGATAGAAAGTTGAGAGGCGAAAAAGGATTTGATGTTTGGAAGTGA
- a CDS encoding type IV pilus twitching motility protein PilT encodes MDADFTSRFQISKLPPLPPPPPPSQPPLEKLGQRQKKLISIQQMVRDAHLQQASDIHIRVGELPRFRIQGQVEVYQLGEIVTPKIFEAYLKEILTDAARQRFAETKELDTAIVYPGFLRCRVNCFETLTGGAMVLRLITLDVPTIDSLGLPFILKDIIHKKQGLILVTGPTGSGKSTTLAAMIRYLNETVQKHIVTIEDPIEYVHTSQKCLISQREVGLHTYEFHDALRSVLREDPDVILIGEMRDRITVDTALKAAQTGHLVLGTLHTKNTLGAINRLLNIYNPEEQAAMRVQIVDSLVAIIAQMLLAKTDGGRKAVMEILINTPTMQDYLLQGDQTEAYQLMEASSNEGMQVMNHALCELMLTGQISIEDAISVSPDVGDLRRRALNDGLDSARSTRRDLYTDYSYSPL; translated from the coding sequence ATGGACGCAGATTTCACGTCCCGGTTCCAGATTTCCAAACTACCACCTCTTCCACCACCACCACCGCCTAGCCAACCACCTCTAGAAAAGTTAGGACAACGGCAAAAAAAGCTGATCTCTATTCAGCAAATGGTGCGTGATGCCCATTTACAACAAGCCTCGGATATTCATATTCGAGTGGGAGAGCTACCCAGATTTCGGATTCAGGGTCAGGTGGAAGTCTATCAACTAGGAGAAATAGTGACGCCAAAAATTTTTGAGGCGTACCTAAAGGAAATTCTCACGGATGCTGCTAGACAAAGGTTTGCAGAAACTAAGGAACTGGATACGGCAATTGTCTATCCTGGATTTTTGCGCTGTCGTGTCAACTGCTTTGAAACTTTAACTGGCGGCGCAATGGTATTGCGGTTAATCACACTGGATGTGCCAACTATTGATAGTTTAGGGCTGCCATTTATTCTGAAAGATATTATTCATAAAAAACAAGGATTAATCTTAGTTACAGGCCCAACTGGATCGGGGAAATCCACAACTCTGGCGGCAATGATTCGCTATCTTAACGAGACGGTACAAAAACATATTGTTACTATTGAAGACCCAATTGAATATGTTCACACCTCCCAAAAATGCTTAATCAGTCAGCGGGAAGTGGGTTTACATACTTATGAATTCCATGATGCTTTGCGGTCTGTATTGCGGGAAGACCCGGATGTGATTTTAATTGGAGAAATGCGCGATCGCATTACTGTCGATACAGCCTTGAAAGCGGCACAAACTGGTCATTTAGTTTTAGGCACTCTTCATACCAAGAACACTCTAGGAGCTATTAATCGTTTGCTCAACATCTACAACCCAGAAGAACAAGCCGCGATGCGGGTGCAGATTGTTGATTCATTGGTGGCAATTATTGCCCAAATGTTGCTGGCTAAGACAGATGGTGGTCGTAAAGCAGTGATGGAAATTTTGATCAATACACCCACTATGCAAGATTACTTGCTCCAGGGAGATCAGACAGAAGCCTATCAACTCATGGAAGCTAGCAGCAATGAGGGGATGCAAGTGATGAATCATGCCCTTTGTGAGTTGATGCTAACTGGTCAAATAAGTATTGAGGATGCTATCAGTGTCTCACCAGATGTTGGTGACTTGCGTCGTCGTGCCCTCAATGATGGTTTAGATTCGGCTCGTTCTACTAGGCGCGATTTGTATACAGATTATAGCTATAGTCCGCTTTAG
- a CDS encoding DUF58 domain-containing protein: protein MKIITPMINWLETRACAPAYSGWVLVGIAISFFGAGVNTMAGWLYAISGISFALLGVAAYLPPRSLLGLVVKRRPIQPVTAGEELQVELEICNQTQQSVSLLQVKDILPFVLGKPVQQSIETILPQGNYHWVYHYPTERRGVYRWQAVELGSGAPLGLFWCRRQREAAATAIVYPTVLPLSQCPLVDEMGQEDSSNSDPRGRPLQTATTGLVRSLRPYRVGDPTRLIHWRTSARYGELRVRELEIITGGQEIIIALDSAGNWEEENFEQAAIAAASLYFYAHRQQMQVQIWTASTGLVKGDRLVKETLAATTIKEDTNTALPGNYPLIWLTQNPLSLSSLPLGSRWVLWQNEEPAIVNWEYPGIILSTGQELQPQLQKPLR from the coding sequence ATGAAAATCATTACACCCATGATCAACTGGTTAGAAACTCGCGCTTGTGCCCCTGCATACAGCGGCTGGGTTCTAGTGGGAATAGCTATTTCCTTTTTTGGGGCGGGAGTGAATACAATGGCGGGCTGGCTGTATGCCATCAGCGGCATCAGTTTTGCTCTGTTGGGAGTAGCCGCCTACTTACCACCACGATCGCTTTTAGGTTTAGTTGTCAAACGTCGTCCCATCCAGCCAGTCACAGCTGGAGAGGAATTGCAGGTGGAATTAGAAATCTGCAATCAGACACAACAGTCTGTTAGCTTGTTGCAAGTTAAAGATATACTGCCCTTCGTCTTAGGGAAACCAGTACAGCAATCCATAGAAACCATTCTCCCCCAAGGCAATTATCACTGGGTATACCATTACCCTACAGAGCGACGAGGAGTCTATCGCTGGCAGGCAGTCGAACTGGGTAGTGGTGCCCCCTTGGGATTATTTTGGTGTCGGCGTCAGCGTGAGGCTGCGGCGACGGCAATTGTTTATCCGACTGTGTTACCGCTGAGTCAGTGCCCCCTAGTGGATGAAATGGGGCAAGAAGACAGCAGCAACAGCGATCCCCGTGGTCGTCCCTTACAAACAGCCACAACAGGACTTGTGCGATCGCTACGTCCCTACCGTGTCGGCGACCCTACACGCCTGATTCACTGGCGCACCAGCGCCCGCTACGGTGAATTACGGGTGAGAGAATTAGAAATAATTACCGGTGGACAAGAGATCATTATTGCCCTAGATAGTGCAGGTAATTGGGAAGAAGAGAACTTTGAACAAGCGGCGATCGCTGCAGCATCCCTGTATTTCTACGCACATCGACAGCAAATGCAAGTACAAATATGGACAGCATCCACAGGGTTAGTCAAAGGCGATCGTTTGGTGAAAGAAACTCTAGCAGCAACCACAATCAAAGAAGACACCAACACAGCACTTCCCGGAAATTACCCCTTGATTTGGCTAACGCAAAACCCCCTCAGCCTTTCTTCCTTACCTTTAGGTAGCCGCTGGGTATTGTGGCAGAATGAAGAACCAGCGATCGTCAATTGGGAATACCCTGGGATCATTTTGTCAACTGGACAAGAACTGCAACCCCAGCTACAAAAACCGCTACGTTAA
- a CDS encoding type II toxin-antitoxin system HicB family antitoxin — protein sequence MLYKVPLLLTPQPEGGYTVTSPLLPELVTEGDTVEEALTNVQDALTAVVEAYEDLGRTLPINMRVADLDDRIIQLPNHYETVA from the coding sequence ATGCTCTATAAAGTTCCATTACTGCTGACACCCCAACCTGAAGGTGGATATACCGTTACATCACCTTTGCTACCAGAACTGGTTACAGAAGGGGATACAGTTGAGGAAGCTTTAACAAATGTTCAAGATGCTTTGACTGCTGTAGTCGAGGCTTATGAGGATTTGGGACGAACTTTACCAATCAATATGCGAGTTGCTGATTTAGATGATCGCATCATTCAGCTACCCAATCACTATGAAACTGTTGCTTGA
- a CDS encoding AbrB/MazE/SpoVT family DNA-binding domain-containing protein, protein MTSATITTKGQVTIPKEIRDYLNLDTGSKVDFVIDENGIVKLIPLNVPVQSLSGILHRPGMTTATLEDMEAAIREGSSDCS, encoded by the coding sequence ATGACGAGTGCAACTATCACCACTAAAGGACAAGTAACTATTCCTAAAGAAATTCGGGATTACCTTAATCTTGATACAGGTAGTAAGGTCGATTTTGTGATTGATGAAAATGGGATAGTTAAACTTATTCCCTTAAATGTACCTGTTCAAAGCTTATCAGGGATTTTACATCGTCCAGGTATGACTACTGCAACTTTAGAAGATATGGAAGCAGCAATTAGAGAAGGGTCAAGTGATTGCAGTTGA
- a CDS encoding DUF309 domain-containing protein yields MSETMPQEFWQGVEQFNSGQFYACHDTLEALWIEASEPEKTFYQGILQIAVALYHLGNGNWRGAVILLGEGSNRLRRYPSNYGGIELEELLYESVVLLKALQQAGPDRIATTSLGDDEALSLPKIKVIYDEKIDF; encoded by the coding sequence ATGAGTGAAACCATGCCGCAGGAGTTTTGGCAAGGCGTAGAACAGTTTAACTCTGGACAGTTCTACGCCTGTCATGACACTTTAGAGGCTTTGTGGATCGAAGCAAGTGAGCCGGAGAAAACTTTTTATCAAGGTATTCTACAAATTGCCGTAGCCCTATACCACCTGGGTAACGGCAACTGGCGCGGAGCAGTAATTTTACTGGGAGAAGGTAGCAATCGTTTGCGACGTTACCCCTCGAATTACGGAGGCATTGAGCTAGAAGAATTATTGTACGAAAGTGTAGTTTTGCTGAAAGCCTTGCAACAAGCAGGGCCAGACCGCATTGCTACTACTAGTCTGGGTGACGATGAAGCCTTATCTTTACCCAAGATTAAGGTAATTTATGATGAAAAAATAGATTTTTAG
- a CDS encoding ferredoxin thioredoxin reductase catalytic beta subunit: MISSEANTKSTDKSLEAMRHFSEQYAKRTGTYFCSEPSVTAVVIEGLAKHKDELGAPLCPCRHYEDKEAEVNAAYWNCPCVPMRERKECHCMLFLTPDNEFAGDKQEIPLDTIKEVRESMG; encoded by the coding sequence ATGATCTCATCAGAAGCTAACACAAAATCCACCGATAAAAGTCTAGAGGCAATGCGGCATTTTTCTGAACAATATGCCAAGCGTACTGGAACCTACTTCTGTTCTGAACCTTCTGTCACCGCAGTGGTGATTGAAGGACTAGCCAAACACAAAGACGAACTAGGTGCGCCTTTGTGCCCCTGTCGCCATTACGAAGATAAGGAAGCAGAGGTCAACGCTGCATATTGGAACTGTCCTTGTGTGCCGATGCGAGAACGCAAAGAATGCCATTGTATGCTGTTTCTCACACCAGATAACGAGTTTGCTGGAGATAAACAAGAAATTCCTTTAGACACAATTAAAGAAGTGCGGGAAAGCATGGGATGA
- a CDS encoding Uma2 family endonuclease has translation MPPLLNQTTDQRIVHYGTWEQFKFIQKGFDGSPGVRLFYYGDTIEILMPGREHEIFASIIGYLVTTFLVEKGIFFQPTRSMTQQQEGVVSVQADESYCIGSAKPIPDLSIEVVFTSGRISKLDRYKALGVREVWFWEDGLLSVYHLHDGSYEHVERSQLPGLNDLNLDLLRRCILMAETDAGEAIRAFRREI, from the coding sequence ATGCCCCCACTACTCAACCAAACTACCGACCAACGCATTGTCCATTATGGGACGTGGGAACAGTTCAAGTTCATCCAAAAGGGTTTTGACGGTTCTCCTGGTGTGCGACTTTTTTACTATGGCGATACAATCGAGATTCTCATGCCGGGACGCGAACATGAAATTTTTGCCAGTATAATCGGTTATTTAGTGACAACCTTTCTCGTCGAAAAAGGCATTTTCTTTCAGCCAACCCGCTCAATGACTCAGCAACAAGAAGGGGTTGTCTCAGTTCAAGCTGACGAGTCCTACTGTATTGGTAGCGCCAAACCAATTCCAGATTTGTCCATCGAAGTTGTTTTTACCAGTGGTCGTATCAGCAAGTTAGATCGCTACAAGGCTCTGGGAGTCAGGGAAGTCTGGTTTTGGGAAGATGGGCTGTTAAGTGTCTATCATCTGCATGACGGCAGCTATGAACATGTTGAGCGCAGCCAACTACCCGGACTCAATGACCTCAATTTGGATTTACTGAGACGCTGCATTTTGATGGCTGAGACTGATGCTGGAGAAGCGATTAGAGCATTTCGTCGAGAGATTTAA
- a CDS encoding DUF5615 family PIN-like protein, producing the protein MTIWIDAHLSPAIATWISNTFGITALALRDVGLRDAEDLEIFEAAKAQGVIFITKDSDFVDLIDRLGIPPQIIWLTCGNTSTARLQEILSATLLEALELLQTGEALVEITGQVRDAL; encoded by the coding sequence ATGACAATCTGGATAGATGCACATTTATCACCTGCGATCGCAACTTGGATCAGCAACACTTTTGGCATCACAGCATTAGCTTTACGCGATGTTGGCCTGAGAGATGCTGAAGACCTGGAAATTTTCGAGGCAGCAAAGGCTCAAGGGGTTATTTTTATAACCAAAGATAGCGACTTTGTTGACTTGATTGATCGTTTAGGAATACCACCACAAATTATCTGGTTGACGTGCGGAAACACGTCAACTGCTCGGTTACAAGAGATTTTAAGTGCAACTTTGCTAGAAGCATTAGAGCTTTTGCAAACAGGTGAAGCGTTAGTCGAAATTACAGGACAAGTGCGCGATGCTCTATAA
- a CDS encoding DUF29 domain-containing protein encodes MTITTNLKELYETDENLWLEATIELLKQKQFNQLDLENLIAELISLGKRDLAKAKSLLRQIIIHILLLKYWQLEYERNYRYWLGEIKTFRYDLNNHLTTNLMNKLQDDLENIYQSAVDFVQVKTDLTIFLEKCPYTLAQLLDDNYLP; translated from the coding sequence ATGACAATTACTACCAACTTAAAAGAACTCTATGAAACCGATGAGAATTTATGGTTAGAAGCAACTATTGAATTGTTAAAACAAAAACAGTTTAACCAGCTTGATTTAGAAAACTTAATTGCGGAATTAATCAGTTTGGGGAAAAGAGATTTAGCTAAAGCCAAAAGTCTTTTAAGGCAAATTATTATCCATATATTATTACTCAAATATTGGCAGTTAGAATATGAAAGAAACTATCGCTATTGGCTTGGAGAAATTAAAACCTTTAGATATGACTTAAATAATCATCTAACCACAAATTTAATGAATAAATTACAAGATGATTTAGAGAATATTTATCAAAGTGCGGTTGATTTTGTGCAAGTTAAAACTGATTTAACAATTTTTCTGGAAAAATGCCCTTACACTCTTGCACAATTATTAGATGACAATTATTTACCTTAA
- a CDS encoding LptF/LptG family permease — MDRYLISELLPPFLFGVGAFSSLGVTIDAVFDLVRKIVESGLPIDIAVQVFLLKLPTFIVLAFPMSTLLATLMTYSRLSSESELIALRGCGVSVYRMVLTAVMLSLLVTAMTFIFNEQIAPAASYQATQTLENALKSDQPTFKQQNIFYPEYREVPQPNGTKNRILARLFYADQFDGKRMKGLTIIDRSQEGLNQIVVSESAQWNGGQNVWDFYNGTIYLVAADRSYRNILRFEHQQLRLPRTPLSLAEKSRDYGEMNIFEALDQLEIERLSGDRQKIRKLEVRIQQKISLPFVCVVFGLVGAAMGSIPQRTGRGTSFGVSVIVIFSYYLIFFISGAMGQAGVLSPFMGAWLPNFLFLGIGLFLLMRVAQR, encoded by the coding sequence ATGGATCGTTACCTAATCAGCGAATTGTTGCCACCATTTCTATTTGGTGTGGGAGCTTTTTCATCACTTGGTGTCACAATTGATGCTGTTTTTGACCTGGTAAGGAAAATAGTAGAATCCGGGCTACCTATAGACATCGCTGTTCAGGTTTTTTTGTTAAAGCTGCCAACTTTTATTGTTTTAGCTTTTCCCATGTCTACGCTGCTAGCTACCTTGATGACCTACAGTCGTCTTTCTAGCGAAAGTGAACTAATTGCCTTGCGTGGGTGTGGGGTGAGTGTCTATCGGATGGTTTTAACTGCTGTGATGTTGAGTTTGTTAGTCACAGCGATGACATTCATCTTTAACGAGCAAATAGCACCAGCAGCAAGTTACCAAGCAACTCAGACCCTAGAAAATGCGCTAAAATCTGACCAGCCAACTTTTAAGCAGCAGAATATTTTTTATCCTGAATACCGGGAAGTACCGCAACCGAATGGGACTAAAAACAGAATACTGGCACGCTTATTTTACGCTGACCAATTTGACGGTAAGCGGATGAAAGGCTTGACAATCATAGATCGTTCCCAAGAAGGTTTGAATCAAATTGTGGTTTCTGAATCAGCCCAGTGGAACGGTGGGCAAAACGTTTGGGATTTTTATAATGGGACTATTTATTTAGTAGCGGCCGATCGCTCTTATCGCAATATTTTACGCTTTGAACACCAACAATTGCGATTGCCGCGCACCCCATTAAGTTTGGCAGAAAAAAGCCGGGACTACGGCGAGATGAATATTTTTGAAGCATTAGACCAACTAGAAATCGAACGTCTCAGTGGCGATCGCCAAAAAATTCGTAAACTCGAAGTCCGGATTCAACAAAAAATCTCATTGCCATTTGTCTGTGTAGTTTTTGGCTTGGTGGGTGCAGCTATGGGCAGCATACCCCAGCGCACCGGACGAGGAACAAGTTTCGGTGTCAGTGTCATCGTCATTTTTTCCTACTACCTAATTTTCTTTATCAGTGGCGCAATGGGACAAGCAGGTGTTCTCTCCCCCTTTATGGGAGCTTGGTTACCCAACTTTTTGTTCTTGGGAATCGGTCTATTTTTATTAATGCGGGTTGCTCAAAGGTAA
- the lptB gene encoding LPS export ABC transporter ATP-binding protein — translation MKIVLENIHKSYGKRLIVNRVSLSVAQGEVVGLLGPNGAGKTTTFYIATGLEKPNQGKVWLDDLDITGMPMHRRARLGIGYLAQEPSVFRQLSVRENLLLVLEQTNVPHWEWPVRIQTLLREFRLEKVANSKGIQLSGGERRRTELARALAAGREGPKFLLLDEPFAGVDPIAVSEIQQIVGRLRDRGMGILITDHNVRETLAITDRAYIMREGQILAFGNADELYNNPLVRQYYLGDNFQV, via the coding sequence GTGAAAATTGTCTTAGAGAATATCCATAAATCTTACGGCAAGCGGCTGATTGTCAATCGAGTCAGCCTTTCCGTTGCTCAAGGGGAAGTAGTTGGTTTATTGGGGCCGAATGGCGCAGGTAAAACAACAACTTTTTACATCGCCACAGGTTTAGAAAAACCTAATCAGGGGAAAGTCTGGCTGGATGATCTGGACATTACGGGTATGCCAATGCACAGAAGAGCTAGGCTGGGTATTGGTTATTTGGCACAGGAACCAAGTGTTTTTCGTCAGCTTTCTGTCAGGGAAAATCTACTCCTAGTGTTAGAGCAAACCAATGTGCCACACTGGGAGTGGCCGGTGCGAATACAAACTTTACTGCGGGAGTTTCGTTTGGAAAAAGTAGCTAACAGCAAAGGAATTCAACTTTCTGGAGGTGAACGACGGCGGACAGAACTAGCTAGAGCTTTAGCCGCTGGACGAGAGGGGCCAAAGTTTTTACTTTTGGATGAACCCTTTGCTGGGGTTGATCCCATCGCAGTTTCCGAAATTCAGCAAATTGTTGGGCGATTACGCGATCGCGGCATGGGTATCTTAATTACAGATCATAATGTCCGCGAAACGCTGGCTATTACTGACCGTGCCTATATCATGCGTGAAGGGCAAATTCTGGCTTTTGGCAATGCTGACGAACTTTACAATAACCCACTGGTGCGGCAATACTACTTAGGTGATAACTTCCAAGTTTAA